Genomic segment of Mucilaginibacter sabulilitoris:
GATATTTTGATTACCTACCTGCCCCCATGAACCTCTTAGTTTTAAATTGGTAAGCCAGTCTAAATTAAGTGCCTTAATAAAAGGCTCTTCAGTTGCACGCCAGCCCGCAGAAAATGATGGGAATACCCCCCACTTGTTATCACCCGAAAATTTCGAGCTTCCGTCATAACGTATGTTACCTTCCAATAGGTAACGCTCTTTGTAATTGTAATTTAAACGCCCGAAATATGACATGATAGCCCACTGATTTTCCGAGCCAGCTGCAGACTGGATATCACTGCCGCCTGCATCTAATTGCGTCAGGGTCGGATCGGTAAAATTTCTGCGATAGCCCCTAAGGTATTCCCACTTACTTTGCTCCAAACTGTAACCAAATTGCGCTTTTATGTTATGGCCACCAAAGTCATGCGCATAATTTAAGTAACTATACAGGTTTGTATAAACAGTTTGTTCATCCTGATCGGTTAATCCCTGACCTAAGTCAAGGGATGTTTGAAACTTGTTGGTACGGAAATTATACTCGTCGAGAGTATACTTGTAATCCCTGTATTTATCCATACTAAAGTTTACCGCCCCTTTAGTGTACCATGAAAAATCTTTGTTAAACTGCACCTCTAACCAACCCTGGGCATTTGCCTCATAATCATTAGTAATGCGTTTAAAGTTTTTATCCAGTACGGCAACAGGGTTTTTGTTATTGTACTCAAAATCATAAGCTTTAAAGGTATAATGCCCGCTGCCATCAGATAAATAAGGACCGTAAGTTGGCGCTTGTGACATGGCCGAAAGAAAAAGATCCATTGATGAACCATCCCATTGGCTGGGTGATGAAGGGTTACCCGCTACAGCGTCTCTTGAGCCCGATTTTAACAGAATATTAGTACCAAATTTAATATGGTCATTAACCTTTGATGTTAAATTTACACGAGCGGTATATTTTTTATAATTAAAACCTTTCATGATACCGTTTTGGTCAATGTAACCTAATGAAACATTATAAACCGTTTTATCGTTACCACCGCTAAAGGTAAGGTTGTGATTTTGTGTAGGGGCAGTTTGAAATATCAGGCTTAACCAATCGGTATTAGGATAACGAACCCGGTCGGTAGCATTGCGATACAAGTCTATCTGATCTTGCGGATAAAGTGAGTTTGGATCAGTTATGCCGCTATTGATATGAGCCTCATTAAACAATTCCATGTAAGTGGCAGAATTTGTTATCAGTTTATACATATTGGTGGGCTTGTAGATACCTACGTTACCATCATACTGAACTTTCATTTTTCCTGCCTTGCCTTGCTTGGTGGTAACCAGCAAAACACCGTTAGCGCCTCTCGAACCGTATATTGATGCAGATGCTGCATCCTTTAAAACAGAAACGTTATCGATATCATTAGGATTAATATCATTAAGGTTACCCTGCACACCATCAATTAACACCAGCGGCTCTAAATCGGCCCCACTGTATGAGCCCATACCTCTGATCCTGATAGATACGCTTTCATTACCCGGTTCGCCGGCGCCTGTGTTTATTTTTACACCGGGCATTGTACCTTCCAGCATTGACGTTACATTGGTAACGGGGCGTTTGTTCAAATCTTCGCCGCTCACGGTTGATACCGCGCCTGTAAGGTTAACCTTTTTTTGCGTGCCGTAGCCCACTACAACTATTTCGTTAAGCGCTGATGTTTGTTCTTTTAAGCTTATATTTATTTGCGTTTCGTTACCCACCTTAACTTCCTGGGTTACAAAGCCTACAAAACTAAATACAAGTACCGCATTATTATCGGGAACGTTTAGTGTATAACTACCATCGCTTTTTGTTTGCGTACCTACGTCGCTTCCCTTTATTTTAATACTAACGCCGGGTAAGGGTAAACCTTTGTCATCCTTAACCTGGCCCGTAATGGTGATTACCTGAACCGGTTTTGCTTCAGCCAATTTTGGAGTAACAACAATGGTATTGTTATTAATCACATAACTGAATGGCTGGTTTTGAAAACATTGCTTCAATACCTCGCTCAAGTCGGTATTTTGCAGGTGCACATTTACAGGCACCGCATTTTTAAGCATTTTGGCGTTGTAAAAAACGCTAAAACCACTTTGCAGATGAATTTCCTGCAAAGCCTCCGTAAGGGTAGCATTGCTTTTGTCAAGACTGATCTTTTGTGCGAAGGTAGTGGCAGCGCTAACCTGCAGTATAGAAACCAGACACAAAAAGAATGACAACTTCATAATCAGAAATAATTTAGATTTAACACAGGGCAACTGCCTGCATCTTATTGCAGTAGAAATTTTATACATTTGAATGTTAGGTTAAATGATTGGTTACGAGAAAAATGATCATCATCAGTTACCTGACAGCTATTCGTAGCTTATCAAATACCGGGGGTGCTGCGAACATCCCCGGTTATTTTTACAGGTAACATTATTAAAGCGGAAAAATCTACTTCATAATGATTACCCTCCTTCCCTCTATTTTATAGTGAACTGAACGGGTTAGCTGCATAATATCCAGCAAATCCGTAATATTTTTATATTTTGATATAGTTCCACCAAACTCATTGTTCTTTACATCGCCTACATACTCCACATCCACATCATACCAGCGGCCAACCTGCTTCATCACCTCTACAATGTTAAGATCACGGAATATAAAGAGGCCATTTTTCCAGGCCATGGTTTGTTGAACATCAGCAATACCCACTTTAATAGCGGCGCCATTTACAGCCACTCCCTGTTGCCCAGGGGCAAGCATCACAGTTGAACCACCGCTGGCCATGCGCACAGAGCCTTCGAGCAGTGTGGTGGTTACATTATTGTTATCACTATAAGCGTTTATATTAAAGTGAGTACCCAGTACCTGTACCCGCGTACCGTTTGCCTGTACTATAAAAGGCTTGATCTTGTTTTTCGCAACTTCAAAATAAGCTTCGCCGGTTAGCTCAACCTGTCTGTCATTACCCGTAAATGCCTGCGGGAACCTGATGGATGATGCTGCATTTAACCAAACCTTGGTACCATCCTCCAATACAACCTGGTACTGCCCGCCACGCGGAGTTGTGATGGTATTAAATTCGGGAGTTGTGCTTGTGGCACTATTGCCCGCGGCTTTATTAAAATGATATACCAGCATACCATTACCGGTTTTACTTACTCTAATACCTGCTTTTGCTGCCAGATCACCGTTTTTGGCATCA
This window contains:
- a CDS encoding FecR family protein; translation: MITKDEFLALYEKYMNGQCTPAEKELLDAYRDEMTLPDDKWEDDLINKEEVHNRIWQRLSDSRKVVQLAPRKVNKYRWLQVAALFLAVLFAGLFFLKKEKQEGQSTPVVAKVKQKTILPGGNKAYLTLANGSRITLDDAKNGDLAAKAGIRVSKTGNGMLVYHFNKAAGNSATSTTPEFNTITTPRGGQYQVVLEDGTKVWLNAASSIRFPQAFTGNDRQVELTGEAYFEVAKNKIKPFIVQANGTRVQVLGTHFNINAYSDNNNVTTTLLEGSVRMASGGSTVMLAPGQQGVAVNGAAIKVGIADVQQTMAWKNGLFIFRDLNIVEVMKQVGRWYDVDVEYVGDVKNNEFGGTISKYKNITDLLDIMQLTRSVHYKIEGRRVIIMK
- a CDS encoding TonB-dependent receptor, coding for MKLSFFLCLVSILQVSAATTFAQKISLDKSNATLTEALQEIHLQSGFSVFYNAKMLKNAVPVNVHLQNTDLSEVLKQCFQNQPFSYVINNNTIVVTPKLAEAKPVQVITITGQVKDDKGLPLPGVSIKIKGSDVGTQTKSDGSYTLNVPDNNAVLVFSFVGFVTQEVKVGNETQINISLKEQTSALNEIVVVGYGTQKKVNLTGAVSTVSGEDLNKRPVTNVTSMLEGTMPGVKINTGAGEPGNESVSIRIRGMGSYSGADLEPLVLIDGVQGNLNDINPNDIDNVSVLKDAASASIYGSRGANGVLLVTTKQGKAGKMKVQYDGNVGIYKPTNMYKLITNSATYMELFNEAHINSGITDPNSLYPQDQIDLYRNATDRVRYPNTDWLSLIFQTAPTQNHNLTFSGGNDKTVYNVSLGYIDQNGIMKGFNYKKYTARVNLTSKVNDHIKFGTNILLKSGSRDAVAGNPSSPSQWDGSSMDLFLSAMSQAPTYGPYLSDGSGHYTFKAYDFEYNNKNPVAVLDKNFKRITNDYEANAQGWLEVQFNKDFSWYTKGAVNFSMDKYRDYKYTLDEYNFRTNKFQTSLDLGQGLTDQDEQTVYTNLYSYLNYAHDFGGHNIKAQFGYSLEQSKWEYLRGYRRNFTDPTLTQLDAGGSDIQSAAGSENQWAIMSYFGRLNYNYKERYLLEGNIRYDGSSKFSGDNKWGVFPSFSAGWRATEEPFIKALNLDWLTNLKLRGSWGQVGNQNIPTGNYPYQAVLGFTGNYSFDNSTLTNGVAQQDLNNPIIKWETTTITDVGLDVTLFKNLSLTADWYKKRTSDIIRRAQVTALVGLNPPVINDGIVDNTGFEIGINYSNVIRDGALRGFTYSLGANADHFTNKIISIGQRELGGYTVRQNGLPIDAFYTLQVIGIFQTAQEVANSPKQYGDATLPGDLKYKDVDNNGVINDNDRTLISGAFPKLNYSFNLAASFKGFDLSAMAQGVYGVKSYVSGWGVIPFVQGTPPTTEWLNRWTPEHPSTTLPRIYWGQGAPDKITRPSTFFLQNASYLRIKNLVFGYTLPSATTKKIGLDRVRLYFSGDNLFTITKFKGLDPERYGNGDGVQYPQNKIYSFGLNVSF